The Echinicola rosea genome has a segment encoding these proteins:
- a CDS encoding glycoside hydrolase family 65 protein, with translation MIKFSSYPSLHTWCVLLLISLVAFACSETDKNSEKESQEGIDRFALVNRHNVVLEQPDTLASLSVGNGEFAYTVDVSGLQSFPEYYENGVSLGTQSQWGWHAFPNPDNYRWEEILRYDTSAIGQVISFPVQWKEGRKKKVTDYFRTSPHRLHLGIIGLEITKEDGSKVVVDDLQDVHQELDLWEGKITSEYSIEGEPVKVELYGHQEKDGISARIHSPLVASGRLKVKFRFPYGSGCHVCPGYDWTQEDKHESYLEVIKPSQVRISRTLDSTNYVTDVSWEGNGAFETDEKHTFLLNAQKGHETLEFTAVFSEEGENDIPDFESTAKSSEGGWEEFWQSGGAIDFSECTDERAHELERRVVLSQYLTKLNCAGSLPPQETGLTMNSWYGKFHMEMHWWHGAHFGLWNRIGLMEKSLPWYFNSLEKAKATAERQGYEGARWQKMTDPYGDESPSSVAPYLIWQQPHILYFVEQIYQARPEAATLEKYKELVFETAEFMASFAKDSKGDGKYHLIAPLIPAQELFPANATDDPPFELAYWHYGLTVALDWQQRLGMEENEKWREVLDNLAPLATKDSLYLPSSTHPRAYEDDFYLHDHPVVLGAYGILPKTEMIDTTIMKNTLEKILEIWNWETTWGWDYPMMAMNAARLNMPDTALDALFMGEEKNTYLPNGHNYQDKRLRIYLPGNGGLLTTVAMMAAGWEGAPDRPNPGFPDNGKWNVKWEGLREMP, from the coding sequence ATGATCAAATTTTCTTCTTACCCCTCCCTTCACACGTGGTGTGTTTTACTACTAATAAGTCTGGTGGCTTTTGCCTGTTCTGAAACGGATAAAAATAGCGAAAAGGAATCCCAAGAGGGAATTGACCGGTTTGCTTTGGTCAACCGCCATAATGTGGTGCTCGAACAACCAGACACCTTGGCCTCACTCAGCGTGGGGAATGGTGAATTTGCTTATACCGTGGATGTCAGTGGCCTGCAGAGTTTTCCGGAATATTACGAAAATGGCGTTTCGCTCGGCACCCAAAGCCAATGGGGCTGGCATGCCTTTCCCAATCCTGACAACTACCGCTGGGAAGAGATCTTGCGGTATGACACATCGGCCATTGGTCAGGTGATTTCGTTCCCTGTTCAGTGGAAAGAGGGAAGGAAGAAGAAAGTGACGGACTATTTTCGTACAAGCCCTCATCGGTTGCACCTGGGGATTATTGGGCTGGAAATCACCAAGGAAGATGGCTCCAAAGTCGTGGTGGACGATCTTCAGGATGTCCACCAGGAATTGGATCTTTGGGAAGGAAAGATCACCAGCGAGTACAGCATAGAAGGCGAGCCTGTGAAGGTAGAGCTCTACGGTCATCAGGAAAAAGATGGCATTTCTGCGAGGATCCATTCTCCGCTCGTAGCCAGTGGAAGACTAAAAGTAAAATTCAGGTTTCCCTACGGCTCAGGATGCCACGTCTGCCCTGGGTACGATTGGACCCAAGAGGATAAGCATGAATCCTATTTGGAAGTCATCAAGCCAAGCCAGGTACGGATTTCGAGGACGCTGGACAGCACCAATTACGTGACCGATGTAAGTTGGGAAGGAAATGGCGCTTTTGAAACTGACGAGAAGCATACCTTTTTGCTTAATGCACAAAAAGGCCATGAAACCCTGGAATTTACCGCTGTGTTTTCCGAAGAAGGAGAAAACGATATTCCTGACTTCGAGTCAACGGCCAAAAGCAGTGAAGGAGGTTGGGAAGAATTTTGGCAATCGGGTGGAGCGATCGACTTCTCAGAATGTACCGATGAGCGTGCCCACGAGTTGGAAAGAAGGGTGGTGCTATCGCAATATTTGACGAAATTAAACTGCGCAGGTTCATTGCCACCCCAAGAGACTGGGTTGACCATGAACAGTTGGTATGGCAAATTCCACATGGAGATGCATTGGTGGCATGGTGCCCATTTTGGTCTATGGAACCGCATCGGCTTGATGGAAAAGAGCCTTCCTTGGTACTTTAATTCGCTGGAGAAAGCAAAGGCCACCGCAGAGCGCCAAGGGTATGAAGGCGCCAGATGGCAAAAGATGACCGATCCCTATGGTGATGAGAGTCCTTCTAGCGTTGCACCTTACCTGATCTGGCAGCAGCCACACATTCTTTATTTTGTAGAGCAGATTTATCAGGCACGACCTGAGGCCGCAACCTTGGAGAAGTACAAAGAACTGGTTTTTGAGACGGCTGAATTTATGGCATCTTTTGCCAAGGACAGCAAAGGTGATGGCAAATACCATTTGATCGCACCGCTGATTCCTGCACAGGAACTGTTTCCGGCCAATGCCACCGATGATCCTCCTTTTGAGTTGGCGTATTGGCATTATGGATTGACGGTAGCCTTAGACTGGCAGCAACGGCTGGGCATGGAGGAGAATGAAAAATGGCGAGAAGTGTTGGATAATTTGGCGCCTTTGGCCACCAAGGACAGCCTTTATTTGCCCAGCAGTACCCATCCTAGGGCATATGAGGATGATTTCTACCTACATGACCATCCTGTCGTGCTAGGCGCATATGGTATCCTGCCCAAAACAGAAATGATCGACACCACTATCATGAAAAATACTTTGGAGAAAATCCTCGAAATATGGAACTGGGAAACTACCTGGGGCTGGGATTATCCCATGATGGCCATGAATGCGGCCAGGTTAAACATGCCCGACACCGCATTGGATGCGTTGTTTATGGGCGAAGAGAAAAACACCTATTTGCCCAATGGGCATAATTATCAAGATAAAAGGCTTAGGATTTACCTCCCAGGAAATGGCGGACTGCTGACCACTGTGGCCATGATGGCTGCCGGATGGGAGGGAGCTCCTGACAGACCCAATCCCGGATTTCCGGACAATGGAAAATGGAACGTGAAATGGGAAGGATTAAGGGAGATGCCGTAG
- a CDS encoding RagB/SusD family nutrient uptake outer membrane protein: protein MTLAMKYNAFYKYTLLLSLLAFGSCESYFETDSEDMLLEENYIGNTNELYSGYMGIAAKVQTVADKAIFLSELRGDFLEPTDNAPQELWEIYNHNISPDNKLADPSGYYDVISNANNYIKKAFEYKQANPNAVEDAVFEPLVSGAIRFKVWAYLMLGKLYGEAVYLDEPLTEEGDLSKYPTMGFEELIGQLISLMEGGVNGVNGKQVLVWSDLLFPGVSTSAQDLTWNMICPSPEPLLIELYLWNGNYEQVVSLGMSFIYDQGSGRYKLGNDDYNGEWIQFFYRDPITKTRELINIVPYDYQRQQTNRLIEYFSNTEPNKYYLRPTDAAMERFQRQVRQDGITIGDNYRGENYTYWRQNGEWVVRKFSRAHESADNIYKNDVHIVLYRAGDIHLFIAEALNQMEQFKEAEAFLNDGVQNYLSKNEGNLEYPLDNETYNSAININWGVRRRIDLGPVYPEGLAKEELDTPEKIEEYKKGLDSLLLEETCMESAGEARSYFAMIRMAKRWNDPSMLADRVSAKYPAGKRESIRNLLMQPENWFIDYDLKQ, encoded by the coding sequence ATGACATTAGCTATGAAGTATAATGCTTTTTATAAATATACCTTACTCTTGAGCTTACTGGCTTTTGGTAGTTGTGAGAGCTACTTTGAGACCGATTCGGAGGATATGCTCTTGGAGGAAAATTACATTGGAAATACCAATGAACTGTATTCGGGATACATGGGGATTGCGGCCAAAGTGCAGACGGTGGCTGACAAGGCCATCTTCCTTTCGGAGCTGCGAGGGGATTTCCTCGAGCCTACTGACAACGCCCCCCAGGAGCTGTGGGAAATCTATAACCACAACATTAGCCCTGATAATAAGCTGGCAGATCCCAGTGGATATTACGACGTAATTTCCAATGCCAACAACTACATCAAAAAGGCTTTCGAATACAAACAGGCCAATCCCAATGCGGTGGAGGATGCTGTTTTCGAACCGTTGGTGAGTGGTGCCATCCGCTTTAAGGTATGGGCATACCTGATGCTGGGCAAGCTTTATGGTGAAGCAGTTTATCTGGATGAGCCATTGACAGAAGAAGGCGACTTGTCAAAGTACCCCACCATGGGTTTCGAGGAGCTTATTGGCCAGTTGATCAGTCTAATGGAAGGAGGGGTAAATGGCGTAAACGGTAAGCAGGTTTTGGTTTGGTCAGACTTGTTGTTTCCTGGTGTGAGTACTTCTGCTCAGGACCTGACATGGAATATGATCTGTCCATCTCCTGAACCGCTTCTTATTGAGCTCTACCTTTGGAATGGCAATTACGAGCAAGTGGTGAGTTTGGGAATGTCTTTTATTTATGACCAAGGCAGCGGAAGATATAAGCTGGGAAATGACGATTACAATGGAGAATGGATTCAATTCTTCTACCGTGATCCGATCACCAAAACCCGGGAGCTGATCAATATCGTTCCTTATGATTATCAGCGCCAGCAGACCAATAGACTGATCGAATATTTCTCCAATACAGAGCCCAATAAATATTACCTGCGGCCGACGGATGCAGCCATGGAGCGTTTCCAACGGCAGGTGAGACAGGATGGGATCACGATTGGTGACAATTACCGTGGAGAAAACTACACCTATTGGCGTCAGAACGGTGAATGGGTGGTGCGAAAATTTTCCCGCGCCCATGAGTCTGCAGATAATATCTATAAAAATGATGTGCACATTGTCCTTTATCGTGCAGGTGACATCCACCTGTTTATTGCGGAAGCGCTAAACCAAATGGAGCAATTCAAGGAGGCTGAGGCATTCCTGAATGACGGCGTTCAAAATTACCTTTCCAAAAATGAAGGTAACCTGGAGTATCCTTTGGACAACGAAACGTACAATTCCGCCATTAATATCAACTGGGGAGTGAGAAGACGAATTGACCTGGGGCCCGTATATCCAGAAGGTTTGGCCAAGGAGGAACTGGATACTCCAGAAAAAATCGAAGAATACAAAAAAGGCCTGGACAGTCTTCTGCTTGAGGAGACTTGTATGGAAAGCGCCGGAGAGGCCAGGTCTTATTTTGCGATGATCCGCATGGCCAAGCGATGGAATGATCCCAGCATGCTGGCAGACCGTGTAAGTGCCAAATATCCAGCAGGGAAGCGCGAAAGCATCAGAAACCTCCTTATGCAGCCCGAAAACTGGTTCATAGACTATGATTTAAAACAGTAA
- a CDS encoding pectate lyase family protein, with the protein MNKIVPFILALLVTTMTNAQQLAFPGAEGFGRFATGGRGGEVYKVTNLDDSGPGSFRDAVSQPNRTVIFEVGGVIRIHSRIIVQENITIAGQTAPGDGITIYGNGLSFTEANNAITRYIRVRMGKVGDKGKDAVAIATGHDMIFDHVSITWGRDGTFDLNGDVADVTLQHSIIGQGLQTHSTGGLIQPSGGVSILNCLWINNHTRNPKVKGTNQYVNNVVYNWAVAGYIQGGGSARLSYANVIGNYFIAGPETGDTPPFNRSNENFHIYARDNWYDGNVNGKLDGEVVEKSVYEPVSWMEEPFDYPQVTIKPALTAYQEVVEGVGASLHRDEVDEFLIKDVLSFGKTG; encoded by the coding sequence ATGAACAAAATAGTACCATTTATATTGGCCCTATTGGTCACCACCATGACCAATGCTCAACAGTTGGCCTTTCCAGGAGCAGAGGGATTTGGGAGATTTGCCACAGGAGGGAGAGGTGGAGAAGTCTATAAAGTAACCAATCTTGATGATTCAGGACCTGGTTCTTTCCGTGACGCCGTCAGTCAGCCCAATCGCACGGTAATATTTGAGGTGGGAGGAGTCATCAGGATCCATTCGAGGATCATTGTTCAAGAAAACATTACCATTGCGGGACAAACTGCCCCGGGAGATGGCATTACCATTTATGGCAATGGCCTTTCCTTTACAGAAGCCAATAATGCCATCACTCGTTATATTCGTGTCAGGATGGGCAAAGTGGGTGATAAAGGTAAAGATGCTGTCGCCATAGCCACGGGGCATGACATGATCTTTGACCACGTTTCGATTACCTGGGGAAGGGACGGCACGTTTGACCTAAATGGGGATGTGGCAGATGTGACGTTACAGCACAGCATCATCGGTCAAGGCCTCCAGACGCATTCTACAGGCGGACTTATACAGCCGTCTGGTGGTGTGTCGATTCTGAATTGCCTTTGGATCAATAACCACACCCGCAATCCCAAGGTAAAGGGCACCAACCAATACGTGAATAACGTGGTGTACAACTGGGCAGTAGCGGGCTATATCCAAGGTGGAGGGTCTGCACGATTGTCCTATGCCAATGTCATTGGAAATTATTTTATCGCCGGTCCGGAAACAGGAGATACGCCACCATTCAACCGCTCCAATGAGAATTTCCATATCTATGCCCGCGACAATTGGTATGATGGAAATGTTAATGGCAAGCTAGATGGTGAGGTAGTAGAAAAGTCAGTCTATGAACCAGTAAGCTGGATGGAAGAGCCTTTTGACTATCCACAAGTCACCATAAAACCTGCACTGACAGCTTACCAAGAAGTAGTAGAAGGAGTAGGGGCGTCCCTGCACCGTGACGAAGTAGATGAATTCCTTATCAAGGATGTATTATCTTTTGGGAAAACAGGTTAG